Part of the Hemiscyllium ocellatum isolate sHemOce1 chromosome 15, sHemOce1.pat.X.cur, whole genome shotgun sequence genome is shown below.
CAGTTGATCATTAAAAGTCAGAGATGCTAAGTAGATTGCTCGACAGTTATCTTGCTTCATTCTTCACTAAAGATGAAAAATGTCATAGTAAATGTACATAGAAGCGAGagataaaaagaaacaaagacagattatagaaattaataaaattacatagtcaaagggaaatgattAGATATTGATCTTAAAATGTACTTTACACTCTCAATAACTAAATTATATGGTggcaaattatttatttaaaaagagaGACAAACAACATCATTGTGTCTATTTGCTTAAATTGTTTCACTAAGGACAGAATCTGAGAGTGCTTGGAAAGTGCAAATGGATTAGAAGAGCCTGTTTGGTCTTCTAGCCAGAGGGTAAATTTAACTGAATGGGCTTCTTTGATAGTCAATAATATATTTGGATGCAGAAGGATCAATGATTGACATATAAATCAATCCtgtaaaggcatttgataaggaacCGTATATGAAATGTCTAAATAGAGAACCATGGAATGAGGGACTACTTGCTGTACAGATTGGAAGTGGGTTATCAGGTTAAAAATCAGAATTTGGGATGAAAGAATCCCTAGACAATGATGTGATGTAGAGGAGTtggtgttggacaaagttaaaaaccacacaacaccaggttatttggaagtataagctttcagagcactgctcattcatcaggtagctggtgggacaggatcataggacacagaatttatagtataGCTTGTAcgtccaaataagcctgttggtctataatctggcgttgtgtgatttttaacttagatgaTTGTGAATAGTGCTTCAGCTTTTCATTACATTAAATGAAAGCTCCTCAACTGAATATTAATGACAAGTCAGAGCATCTTTTTATCACAGGATtgtcacagcacagaaggagaccattcaggccATTATGTCTGTGCTAGCCCTCGGGGCGAGCAACACATCAAGTGCTATTCCCAACAtcctccctgtaatcctgcagcTTCTTTCTTTCCAGATAACAAACCAATTTATTCTTGAATGCTTTAACCTGAGTCTCTGGGCATTACATTCCAGACCTTAACTACTCACTGTTTTATAGGAATGAGATATTGTCAAGAAAAAAAATGTGATGAGGAATACTTTACATTTACGACACTACAGTAATAATGCTTCATGTTTAAGACATTTAATCCACAACATAGATTGGGATGTACAATGCAAATTTGCAGTCAAAATAAACTCAAGTCTGATCAAAAAGAGTAAAGAATCCTAGGCTGCTGTACACATTTTCACATTGTTGACAATAACCTAAAACATCTTTGTTATCACTAGCAGATTAAATGTTCAGCTGTTGACTACAATGAAAATCTCTCAAGTGGATTCAAGAAGAAAATATACTTAAGTTTGAGATATTTACAGAAAGGAAGTTCAAAGAGTGCTTAAAAGATTTATTGAAAGGTACTTGAGTTATACATTCTGTTCCAATAAAGTTTGTGTAGTATTTGGAATGCAGTATAGTTGTTTATCTGCTTGGATTAAGAAACAGAATTGACTACATTGTGACATCAAGATGACTGGCTAAGTTAAAAAATAAGGTTTTACTGATCGAATGTATCCCAGAAGTGAGAGGTAAGGAAAGAAATTGCAAGACCCTTTGCAGAAATATGTGCATCATCTATAAGTATGGGTGAGGCACCTAATGACtagagggtggttaatgttgtactttaaaaagggtggtaaggagaAATCGGGAAACAAAtgatctggtctccttcctatcggaaagatgttgtgaaacttgaaaaggttcagaaaagatttacaaggatgttgccagggctggagggtttgagctatatggagaggctgaacaggctggggctgttttccctggagcatcggaggctgaggggtgaccttatagaggcttacaaaattatgaggggaatggataggataaataaacaaagtgttttgcctgggttgggggagtccagaactagagggcataggtttagggtgagagcggaaagatataaaagagacctaagggacaactttttcacacagatggtggtatgtgtatggaatgagctgccagaggaagagtgtaggatgctgatacaattgcaacatttaaaaggcatttgaatgtgtatatgattaggaagggtttggagggatatgggccagatgctggcaggattgggttgggatatctggttggaatgtacggattggactgaaaggtctattcCGTGCTTTACATCTTTATGACCTGTGAATgtaacttcagttgtgggtaaattatTGGAGGTGATTTTTAAAGATAGGGTTTATGAACATTTAAGAGAGGCAGAGGTAAACattgaatagggatagtcagcatggtttagtgtgaggaaaatcatgttGCACAACTTGATTGAATCTTTTGAGGAAGCTATCAAACCAATTGATGATTGTAGAGCAGCAacgttgtttacatggactttagaaccttcgacaaggttccacatggcagactaattagtaaagttaggtcacatgggattcagaatgagcttgccaattggatattaTTTGGCTTAATAGCAGGGTACAGAAtgatggtggagtgttgtttttcagattggaggcctgtcaccagcagtgttccacagggatcagttctgggtcctcttttgtttgtcatttatagaaatgattttgatgagaatatagaaggcatggttagtaattgcagacaacaccaaaattggtgacataGTAGACAGCGAAGGAAGGTATTGGAGACTATGAAGAAATCTTGATCAAATAGgttaatgggctgaaaaatggcagatggatttcactctggtactgcattttggtacaacaaaagGGGATAGAAGTTAGATaattagggccttggatagtgttgtagagCAGAGAAACTTAGGGGTACAGGATCTTAATTCTTTGAAgcttgcatcacatctagacaggatggttaaaaaggcatttggccatTTTGCCTTCCTTCCTtaatcctttgagtataggagttgggaagtcatgttgaggttgcactGAGCATtgatgagacctcttctggagtactatgtccagttctggtcactttgttacagtaagggtattattaagttgcagaaggttcagaagagattttccagGTTGCTGCCACCTTTGCAAGGTTtgacttattaaaaaaaaggttggataggcttggacgtttttcactggaacgtaggagaTCGAGAGGCGACTtgataaagtttataaaatccggaggagtacagatagagttaatggtaggtgtcttttccctaggagggggatttcaagattggggGGAGCAATGAGGTGAGATgagggagatttttttttaaaaaaggcaaattTGTTTCAcacagtgtggaatgaacttccttaggaaatggtggatgtgggtacaattacaatgtttaaaaaacatttgtataagtacatgaataggaaaggtttggaggaatgtgtgtcaggagcagatgggtgggactaatttagtttgggattatgttcagcatggactggttggaccaaagggtctgttttcatgctgtatgactctgactctgtttACTtaaagatgtaggtgggagtggggatgggaaaAAGCAGGATGGAGGAATCTGAGAAACAAAAGGTATCGACAATGGAGAAACCACCATTGGATAAGGTAGGAGGCAAAATCAACACTTCAGGAAGGTTCAGTGTTAATCACACAAAATGTTTAACATGAAAATCTTGACATGTGGTCGTTCTCCAGATATAATTGTAGGAATTGGCAATACTAATAACAGACATGTAGCAGAACAATGCAGGTAGTGTTGGCAATATCAAAAAACAAGAATCAAATTCCAAATTCTTCTGAAATTGGGATTTAAAAAGTTATAACCTTGCACAATTTACTGACTGATAGAAAATTTTACTATTGGAGCCACCAATGATTTATTTCACTGGATTTTGCAAGAGAATATCAGATTTAGTACATAACATTAAGTATCTATGAAACCAAAGGTTAATTCACAAATACTATttagacagagtcatagagatgtatagcatggaaacagaccatttggtccaatacgtccataccaatcagatatcctaacccaatctagtcccacctgccagcacccggcccatatccctccaaatctttcctattcatatacccatccaaatgcctcttaaatgttgtaaatgtatcagccttcaccacttcctttggcagctctttccatacatgtatcaccctctgcatggaaaagtttgccccttagttctctttcgtatctttcccctctcaccctaaacctaagctctctagttctggactccctcaccccagggaaaagactttgagtaTTTATGCTTTCCATGccgttcatgattttataaatctctataaggtcatccctcagccttggACACTCCAGATAtgtgtattatcgatagtcacaggtgaggtattggaagactggagtttggctaatgtggtgccagtgTTTTAGAAAGgtggaaaggacaagccagggaactatagaccagtgagcctgacctcagtggtgggcaagttgttggagggaatcctgagggacaggatgtacatatatttggaaaggcaaggactgattaggaagtCAACACaactttgtgcatgagaaatcatgtctcacaaacttgattgagttttttgaggaagtaacaaagaggactgacaAGGGCAGaccggtagatgtgatctatattgtcttcagtaagacgttcgacaaggttccccatgggagactgattagcaagattagatctcatggacgacagggagaactagccatttggatacagaactggctcaaaggtagaagacagggggtgttggtgaagggttgtttttcagactggaggcctgtgaccagtggagtgcctcaaggattggtgctggatcctctacttttcatcatttatataaatgatttgaatgtgagcataggaggtatagttagtaagtttgctgatgacaccaaaattggaggtgtagtgcacagcgaagaaggttacctcagattacaactggatcttgatcagatgggccaatgggctaagaagtggcagatggagtttaatttagataaatgcgaggtactgcattttgggaaagcaaatcttagcaggacttgtacatttaatggcaaggtctgagggagtgttgatgaacaaagaagtcttggagtgcaggttcatagctccttgaaagtggagtcgcagatcgataggacagtgaaggtggcgtttggtatgctttcctttattggtcagagtattgagtacaggagttaggaggtcatgttgcggctgcacaggctattggttaggccactgttggaatattgtgtgcaattctggtctcctttctattggaaatgTTACCATCTGAGATTTACGGACTATACCACTCATTTTTAAGTTTGGGATTTATTTTATCACTTAAATCACTGGCAAATAATGAATGTTTACCGACGTTTGAGGCTTTGGAGacggtttgtagctcaggttgtggctGACGTCATCAGTTGGCTCTCTGAGCTGATAGGTTCATTCTCAGAcggtttgtcaccatgctaggcaTCATCTAGTGAAGCGTTGGTGTTCTGCCCTGcttgctatttgtgtgtcttggtttgttgtggtgggtgatataatTTCTGGTTCGGTTTCTGAGAGTTTGATAAatggggtccagatcgatgtgtgtGTTAAGAATGTTTCAGTTTGAATGTCAGGCCTCTTGGAATTCCactgtctttgtttagcctgtcccagtagAACAGATGTTGCTcttagttggtcatgtcttttggcaGCTAGTtcatgctcatgtatcctggtggctagtttcctgccaggtttgtccaatgtaatgtttgttgcagtcgtTGCAGGGTATTTTGCATCTGATGTTCGTTCTGTTGGCtgtgggtatcgggtcctttcaCTTCATCAGTAGTTGCTTTTGTGTGGTAGTGAGAACAATGCAGTCAGCCTGGGAccggccaaacaaagacacacacacaggaagtCCGAGAGGCCTggtattcaaaccagaactccattgaCAAACATATAGATCAGGACTCCATTTACCAATCTGCCTATTAAAATATAAAGAGAAATTGATTTCTGGGTCTAAATCACTCAATCATAATCTGAACTGTTTCGAACAAGGTGGGAAGAAAGTGAATTGTGTCTCAACAGAATATCAATTACACAGTTTGGTTCACTAAACATCATTTTGAAAGATTCAAGGCCTGAATGtaacaaaaatattttaagtatgTTATTTCATGGAATCCATGTATGCAAGAACACAATACATGAATTACGAATATCTTTTTACTTCAATCACCAAAAGAATTACTTACAGTATTGTAGTTATTTGATGTTTCTCACAACAAATTCCATGCTTTCTAGTGGTGAAAACAGTTTCTCATTCTTAACACTCAGTGCATTTCACATCACGGAAAGAAATTAAAAACTACAAGTGACACTTTTtctataaagttttttttaattaacaatCTGCCTGTATGGCAATTTATATGGTTAATtgatccaccaccttcaagtacATTAATataaatggaaataaaaaaaaccatACAATTGCTATGTGGCATATTCTTctgcttcagaattctgaaatcaTGAGAAATAATTCTCAGCTTCAGAGTTACTAATTAAAACAAGATGTACTGTACACCATTTAAAAACACTTCTGAATTAAAAATGTCATcagtttttttaaacaaatcttTTATTGCATTCCACAATAGCCAATCTTGCGACCTGcagataaatgctgcaaatgtctATAGATCAAATATTAACACCATTTCTATAATTTTCCCATAGCAACAATCCTCAAATGAAGGATTTCATTCAATCATTTGAAAAACCAAGGGCCAGATTCAGTCTGGCAGCCCAGAGTGGCAGTGAACTTAGACCAATTCTTTAATTTTACAGCATAAGGATGTATATTTAAAAAGACAATACAAAAAGCAGATAATAATACAGTCAATAAACAAAAGTACAAATACCATCAGATATCCCAGCCACCAAATTAAATGGATATTAAGTTTACATCATCAGTCCaatttaaatgtttaagatattgACATACAAGTTTAAAACATTAGGGAAGGTACTGTAGGCACTCTCAGTTTTATACTATTTATAAGCAAACCCCTTAAATGATAATGCTAGGAGTGAGTGTATGGCAAGTGGGCAACAATCTGTTGTGGTTGCTTTGACAGCTTGGATTATGCACTGATTCGGGGCTACTTTAATGTAAGGCATTATAAATCGTGCTTCAAAATCTCTGAACATTATGTTCCCACTGATCAATATTGCTACATTTTTAATGTTAATgagaatatatttaaaaaaagattgaGTCCATCACAAGCTGATGCTGAGCCAGAACAATTTGACAGGAATTTCTAGCTCATGCAGCTCATTTGACACCAGCATCCATTTCAGAATTCATTAGTAAGGACCTGCTAATGAAACATTAAGGCACTTCAAGGCATTTCCCGTGGCTATGTACAAAATAATCTTCTATACATTCACATGAACTGTTACTTCAACTTAGAAAAAAGTTACAGAATTGTTGACATGAGACAAAATAAAACATCTCTCTCACAGTGCAGAAGTTAGGATTGTACTGTGTGACTGGGGCAGTCTAGCAGGTATATAATATCCAAACAGGAATTTGAAAATGGGATAGCAATTCTTCCATTGCTGTCTAAAAGCCGTATCCAGTTTTGTTCCTGATGTTAACTGGGATTTCAGCCTTTACCTAACCAGATACTGGAAATAAGTGTCCAAAACCAAATTTTCCATGACTTGCACATAAAATTCACAATAAGTGAAAAATGTTAAGGCCATTTGATTAGAAACATTGGGCAAGTTAGGGTAAAGGCATTTCCATTAGCGGGATTGTTGAATGCAAGGGGTTATAAATGAGATGGTCAACAACAAATCAAATTCTTTATTCAGTGATGAAAATGTGGAACCTACTTCATAGACTGGTTGAAGCAAATAGCACAGGTCATTCAGGGGAAAACTAGGTGCTATATTTGCTGGATATAGTAATAGGTTCAGAAGAAGTAATGTGTAAGGAGATTCACGAGCCACACACTAGCATACGCCAGTTGGACCAAACGGCCAGTTCCGTCCACTAAATTCTACATGGAGAGATATgaacatgtcatttattgtacatAAAATATGAAGCACCTTCGGGTTTCTACTGGAGGAATTACATACGTACGTTTCCGAATTTAGGAACGAAATGCAGTTGTGGTGACTAAAGAAAATTCCTCTCCTTTAAAAATTGGAAACTTAGTCAACCAATATGGTCAATTTCAGTACATCAAGTTACAAGAGAAGAGTTAAATATCAAAACTGTAATCTTCAATTGCTAATGAGACAACGCATTGAATATTTTCATATGCATGTTTTATATTAAGCTTTacagggttttttttattttttaagaaTGAACCACCTTAAATACAAAATTTGAATTTACAACCAACTCAGAATGAATCCAATTTCTTTTCGGCTTGCTGCATCTACCATCACTGGCTCTTAGGATTGCTTCTCTCGGTTCATATTTTAGCATCGTCACTTTTCAGTCCTCGTTTATCACACCCATAATTTGTGAAAATCAAAATATTAACAAGGTACTGTAGATTCAGAAGGaaagaaaggcttgcatttatatatcttCAGGACCTCAATGCCTTTAACTCATTGTACAGCAACTTCTGCATCCACCCAAGCGGGCAGACAAGCCTTCATTTTAATAACTCTCCATTAACTAGCAGGTTACTAAGTCAATGCTCCCTTAATACTGAATTAAAGTATCATCCTAAACTTTGTACTCAGGACTTGAGTGAGCCTTGAATCAGGACTCAGAGGCTATACTGCTACCCACCTGAAGAACAGTGACAAAGGTAGTTTATTCAAAAAAATAAAAATCGACAACTTTTATTTTAGAGGGCTCAAAGTGTCACCTGTGGAAATAGTCTTCCTCTTTCATACAAAGCAATGCTAGTAAGAACAAACATCATAGTTTGACTTGATAACGGAACATTCTATAGAATCACAAATCCTTCTTGAAAAAAAACATCCTGGTTACTGATGTTAAAACTTGGCTAAAGACTACCAAAGTTTGATCAATCACTAAATAATCCACACACAACATGGAGAAAAATAAATCAGATGCGAATTGAAATAATGTTTAGTTACGCAGCGCCAGCGAAGCCAATGCAGATACCTCCCTGAATCCCAAAACTCTATTCCTGCTCATTAACTCTCTGCTACCTCTCACATTGTACCAGTCCAGCTCGTGGCTATGGAACTTGTTCAAGTGTCGACTCCTCGAGAGAATGGCAACCATGCTGTCCAGTTTGGAACGAATGGTGATGTAATGGAACTGGCGTTCTTTGGCGAGTTTCTGGAAGCAGTTCCTCAGTGTGGAGTTGGTGCTGTGGAGACCTGCGTGATGATAGCTGGCAGAATTATGACACTGCTGACCTTCAGAGGTCGTGGAAGATGAAGAACGACTTGAACCATCACTGGACTCTGTTGGGGAGGGAGGAGGCTGATCAGGAGTGTCAGTTGACTCTCCAATGGCTGAACATCCATCTGTATCTGACTGCTCAGTGACTGACAATGGAGCAGGAGCAGTGAAAGTTTCAGCCTGTGCACCAATTCTGGTACAAGTGTAGGTCTGAGTGGAGCTCGATTTCGACAGGAGTGCAGTTTGGGTTTCCACATTCTTCAGCACAATGCAGGTTTGTGTGGAAGTGCTGTGCATGACAGTCCCTGGCTGTGCCTCCAGGTCAGTCTGTATAAAAACACTCTTCACATCCTTGGTTCTATGAGGGGCTTTGTCACTGAGAGTAGATGTTTCTGACACATGGCTATCTGCTGAGCCAACAGATGTTTGTGAGCATGGCTTTTTCTCAGCTGTTTGGTCCACAGTCTCGTGTTTACACTTTAATGGACAACGTGGCACTATTTGTCTGTTGAAGGCATTGCTGGCAGTGGGCTGTCCAGACACCAACCTTTTTGCTGCAATCTCTTCATAGATGGCACAATTTCTGAAATCTGCTGACTGGGTTGGTATTGGCTGCGACTGGGCATACAGGATTCGGAACTCCTCATCGTAAAACTCAGACAACTGTCCTGAGAGCACAGTCAAATTACTGCGATTCAGCTTCCCATCAGTCCAAGTAAAACTGCAGAAGGAAAACAACAGCCAGAAAAACATATAAGGTCAGAAAAAAGACAAACACTGATTATACAAGTTACATGCAATGATTGTTCCAAGGACTGGTTGCAGAATAACCTTAAAACTAACCAACAATTTCCAAAGCAATTCCAGCTCCTCTGTCCCAAATCTAGCCCAGGAGCAGATGACTCTTTCTGAGGCTCATACCACTGGCTGTTGGATGCCCCTTCCAAGTGGTTACTCTTAACTGAGATTGAATCATACACACTGAAGACATCCAAACCTGACTTCCTGCTTCCCGTTTCAAGAAACAGAAAGTCAGCTGTGGCGTTCAATGTTGCAATCAGATGACCAACTTAGTTATACATAATATTGAATGAACGAgtaaaaaaaaaaatcttgcatgAGAGAAGTAAACCTAAAGAGAGCGAGCAGCAGATATGGGTGTGGATGCAGAATATCTATCACTCACACTTCCAGACAAAGAGCATTCCTAGAATCTATCTTTCTTTCATCACCCTCACCCATTAAAAAGCTTTTAATGGCCGACCACCTTTGGGAGGCTAATCAGACAATAATATAAAAAGGAACTAAAGTAGAACAGAACCAGCTATTTGACTGACTGCAAACTATAcagagaataaaataaaaataacatttAATTTTCACCTGTAAGAGCCTGTGGCTACTTTATCACAATCAATTAACATGAATTTTTCATGAACTCTGCCGATAACCTTAGCTCCTGTTCTTGTGCAATAAGTGCATCCCGTTATTGTGCGGACTCTCATCTTCTGCAAGGAAAGCAAACAAATGCATTTGATACCAGGCCAAAATGAGCAAACCACAGAGACACACTTTTGTGATTATCCAATGCGATAGGGATATAAGAGACTGTGTACAGAGTCATGCTGGACATGAGCCAGAGAACAACAGGCCACTATCATTAGACCTTGATGCCTGGGATTTGGGAATGGTAAAATAGTCTGTTTCTCCTCCTAAGCATAATCAAATAACATCTCAGATTTTGCTGCACATCTATAATAACACATGACTAATATTTTGAATATTCCTTCTTTCCTTAGCTGAGGACTTGGCGTTTCACCTTCCAAGCCCTAAGACAATCCTTCTACAGGAGGCAATGACTAGAACAGCCCCTAGGGTAGGGTAGGGAAAATCAGGGTGACAACCTCAGGCCCCAAGCATTGGTAAAAACTGGAAATCAAGGGGAGGAGTCACCTTGAATAGATGAGGGTGGcatcttgtgttttatttttggttCAGTGCAGAAGTTGCAAGGCATCATTACCACAAAGGAGTTTTACGAtccagttttgaagaagagtcattggactcgaaatgttaactctgctttttgatggtgccagacctgctgggtttctccatggctttgtttttgctgttgaaggagctttATGAGTCATTAACAGAATAGAAGGAAAAGCTAGAGAGCTTTGGGAGCTGGGACGAGATGCTACTGTACAGTATGATTGGTCTCAGGCGAAGGGCCCAGTTGGTGGAATTTGCCCTGGGTATGCAACCCCAACaaattcgtagaatccctacagtatggaaacaggccatttggcaacAGATTCACACCAACACCCCGaatagtatcccacccagatgcattcccctaccctattactctatatttacccctgactaatgcacctggcctacacatccctgaacacaatggccaattcatttgacctgcacatctttggactatgggaggaaacctcagcacccggaggaaacccacacgctCACAGGGAGactgtggaaactccacacaggctggaatcgaagctgggtccctggcactgtgaggcagtaattttaaccactgagccactggcatCACCCCATTTTCTCTGACAATAACTTGTATTTCTCTCAGTTCAGTATACTGTACTTGCTGCTCACAATACCATCTCCTCAATTGCAGGGAGTTCACTTTGTGGGTCATCTTTATGCATTCCATAAACTTGACTCCAATGTTCAATCCCAGAACTG
Proteins encoded:
- the fam83d gene encoding protein FAM83D isoform X2, whose product is MNDSQCLDDLPIVSRWCGAPRQELGLREFYSETQRLALEELIAGGEGAYSAFLKRERAQGFLSADEIASILQSTISPPGLESQTLEQSFTGSNDLSSGTYFPDASDTEVIALVMDTFTDIDILKDLHEACRRRRVPVYILLDQSSFPLFQKMCQDAGVQVEEERKMRVRTITGCTYCTRTGAKVIGRVHEKFMLIDCDKVATGSYSFTWTDGKLNRSNLTVLSGQLSEFYDEEFRILYAQSQPIPTQSADFRNCAIYEEIAAKRLVSGQPTASNAFNRQIVPRCPLKCKHETVDQTAEKKPCSQTSVGSADSHVSETSTLSDKAPHRTKDVKSVFIQTDLEAQPGTVMHSTSTQTCIVLKNVETQTALLSKSSSTQTYTCTRIGAQAETFTAPAPLSVTEQSDTDGCSAIGESTDTPDQPPPSPTESSDGSSRSSSSTTSEGQQCHNSASYHHAGLHSTNSTLRNCFQKLAKERQFHYITIRSKLDSMVAILSRSRHLNKFHSHELDWYNVRGSRELMSRNRVLGFREVSALASLALRN
- the fam83d gene encoding protein FAM83D isoform X1 gives rise to the protein MNDSQCLDDLPIVSRWCGAPRQELGLREFYSETQRLALEELIAGGEGAYSAFLKRERAQGFLSADEIASILQSTISPPGLESQTLEQSFTGSNDLSSGTYFPDASDTEVPVLDIGWPVYPSNWYRGVTQVEVYFQPSYGELIYSCKEAIRKLIRKAEKVIALVMDTFTDIDILKDLHEACRRRRVPVYILLDQSSFPLFQKMCQDAGVQVEEERKMRVRTITGCTYCTRTGAKVIGRVHEKFMLIDCDKVATGSYSFTWTDGKLNRSNLTVLSGQLSEFYDEEFRILYAQSQPIPTQSADFRNCAIYEEIAAKRLVSGQPTASNAFNRQIVPRCPLKCKHETVDQTAEKKPCSQTSVGSADSHVSETSTLSDKAPHRTKDVKSVFIQTDLEAQPGTVMHSTSTQTCIVLKNVETQTALLSKSSSTQTYTCTRIGAQAETFTAPAPLSVTEQSDTDGCSAIGESTDTPDQPPPSPTESSDGSSRSSSSTTSEGQQCHNSASYHHAGLHSTNSTLRNCFQKLAKERQFHYITIRSKLDSMVAILSRSRHLNKFHSHELDWYNVRGSRELMSRNRVLGFREVSALASLALRN